In Aciduliprofundum sp. MAR08-339, a single window of DNA contains:
- a CDS encoding undecaprenyl-diphosphatase, giving the protein MGLESINIHWFKIINSLAGKNPYLDAFMILFAQYMIFIVPIYLIYLFFRKNGEDRKFAVFVFISIVLSLGVSMTISHFYYHPRPFAMGLGTTLISHSTDSSFPSDHTTLIFSFALPFLYLKRYREGAVFLTISVLIGYARIFCGVHFPFDIIGGFLVALAVSYILFLFRTPIFRCVSRMPYLS; this is encoded by the coding sequence ATGGGTCTTGAATCTATAAACATTCACTGGTTCAAAATCATAAACTCCCTGGCTGGAAAAAATCCTTATCTGGATGCTTTTATGATACTCTTTGCTCAGTATATGATTTTCATCGTGCCCATTTACCTGATATATCTCTTTTTCAGAAAAAATGGTGAAGATAGAAAATTTGCAGTTTTTGTTTTCATATCCATTGTTTTATCTTTGGGAGTTTCCATGACCATAAGCCATTTCTACTACCATCCACGGCCATTTGCAATGGGTCTGGGCACGACTCTGATATCTCACTCTACCGATAGTTCATTTCCCAGTGACCATACTACGTTAATATTTTCATTTGCCTTGCCATTTCTGTACCTCAAAAGATACAGGGAGGGTGCTGTTTTCCTAACCATTTCCGTGCTCATAGGCTATGCGAGGATATTCTGCGGTGTGCACTTTCCCTTTGACATAATCGGAGGTTTTCTCGTGGCATTGGCGGTATCCTACATTCTGTTTCTTTTCAGAACTCCTATCTTCAGGTGCGTATCCAGAATGCCCTATCTTTCGTAG
- a CDS encoding DUF1850 domain-containing protein: MKKLFYFFIVLIPILAIILYPTNVLVISDGNTSHTFIIGGDGLNVTIYYIHSVERSPVYEMLRVNGSGIYVVEMKWQDFGAGLPEDIQKLQNGYYVKYVDIYIGKNFSYWFIPLNHAHIWVNGVLVYAPHSDTLLHFNVERTVLVSVV, from the coding sequence TTGAAAAAACTCTTTTATTTTTTTATTGTTCTGATTCCGATTCTCGCTATAATTCTTTATCCCACAAACGTTCTGGTAATCAGCGATGGTAACACATCGCATACTTTTATAATAGGAGGAGACGGGCTCAATGTCACCATTTATTACATTCACAGTGTGGAGAGAAGCCCCGTTTATGAGATGTTAAGGGTGAATGGTAGTGGAATATATGTGGTTGAGATGAAATGGCAGGATTTCGGGGCAGGCCTGCCTGAGGATATTCAAAAACTTCAGAATGGTTATTATGTTAAGTACGTGGACATTTATATTGGAAAGAACTTCAGTTACTGGTTCATTCCTTTAAATCACGCCCACATATGGGTCAATGGCGTGCTTGTTTACGCTCCACATTCTGATACTCTCCTACATTTCAATGTGGAGAGAACCGTACTTGTATCTGTGGTATAA
- a CDS encoding TAXI family TRAP transporter solute-binding subunit, which yields MEKKWLIASIVIIVVVLLIAGGAYYALQSSPKQKTKITIYTGGTAGVYFPLGSKYAELLNKYSKDIEATAVTSGASVTNAKAIGEGKAQAVILQNDVAYYAYNGKYMFAGNPVKNLRGVAALYPETVQFVVRADSGINTLKDLAGKRVAIGAPGSGTAVAAEQILKTVGVWDSINKVNQKFSEAAQSLKLGQVDAAVIVSGAPTPAVNQIAVQTPVKVLPISDATLNALHSEGYIFYVRQVLPKDTYNGMSADTPTVAVKAMLAVTSSLPDNIVKEMAKILFDHVDALRAVHQKAKYISLDTALDGMSIPLHPGAVQYYQDKGITVPGNLQGVIMGEIMAPVSSRGVVG from the coding sequence ATGGAAAAGAAATGGTTGATAGCAAGTATAGTGATAATAGTGGTTGTACTACTGATTGCAGGGGGGGCATACTATGCTCTACAGTCCTCACCTAAGCAGAAAACAAAGATAACGATCTACACGGGAGGAACTGCGGGAGTTTATTTCCCGCTGGGGTCGAAGTATGCGGAATTGCTGAACAAGTACAGCAAGGATATTGAGGCCACAGCAGTTACGAGTGGTGCAAGCGTGACAAACGCCAAGGCCATTGGTGAGGGAAAAGCCCAAGCTGTTATTTTGCAGAACGATGTTGCCTATTATGCATACAACGGGAAGTACATGTTTGCAGGAAATCCTGTAAAGAACCTGAGGGGCGTGGCAGCCCTGTATCCTGAGACTGTGCAGTTTGTTGTACGTGCAGACAGTGGGATAAATACACTTAAGGATCTTGCAGGTAAGAGGGTCGCCATAGGGGCGCCTGGTAGCGGTACAGCGGTGGCAGCGGAGCAGATTTTGAAGACGGTTGGAGTATGGGACAGCATAAACAAGGTAAATCAGAAGTTCAGTGAGGCGGCGCAGAGTTTGAAGCTTGGGCAGGTTGATGCAGCCGTAATAGTTTCTGGAGCGCCCACACCTGCGGTGAATCAGATTGCTGTGCAGACACCTGTGAAGGTTCTACCGATATCGGACGCGACTCTAAATGCGCTGCATTCAGAGGGATACATATTCTACGTGAGGCAGGTTCTTCCGAAGGACACCTACAATGGGATGAGTGCAGACACGCCCACGGTGGCAGTTAAGGCCATGCTTGCCGTGACTTCAAGTCTTCCGGACAACATAGTGAAGGAGATGGCTAAGATACTGTTTGACCATGTGGATGCATTGAGGGCCGTGCACCAGAAGGCTAAGTACATAAGTCTCGACACCGCACTGGATGGAATGAGCATACCTCTGCACCCTGGGGCTGTGCAGTACTATCAGGACAAGGGTATAACTGTGCCCGGCAACCTTCAAGGAGTTATAATGGGAGAGATTATGGCTCCTGTGTCAAGTCGTGGGGTTGTAGGGTGA
- a CDS encoding TRAP transporter fused permease subunit, whose product MENAREDVENEEIAEEVQELEEEVLEEEEPEERVEKIEKIGKILERTRTLPPKLDLIIRIAAILIGVYEILFIFNFNLTLYDFFARMGMDIGFLKITFQTKQSEAFVLAMILLITFLLYPSRKTKKEFSRVPIYDYILAILGLVATFYLFFVYPQYAEYANVYMRDVVFGILAIALVLEATRRSMGWVLPVVVLAFLAYGFYLINFDVIRFVQQLYFDEGIFGIPFFVMTIYVFAFIFFGAFLLRIGVSDYITEFMIAIFGRRPGGPAKSAVISSALMGTVSGSSVANVLTTGTFTIPLMKKAGYPKEIAGAVEPVSSTGGQLMPPIMGAAAFIMAEFLGLPYNLIIIAAVVPAFVYYAGVYLFIDLETKRLGLKALPRERFESLKYFIRKSYILLPILVITVALVWGIAPHISAISSLGVAIWVAWISKDDIEGNEFLYVGIVLLTTLLMFATKAYALMTVYALLIIAVALIALSFKRDNRFVKRNEKLYITLSFVLLVAVVKFVGMTNEQLLLMTGVLGIVFSLIVGYASKSPEGKKMYSATYESMIDAGKTSTTVMLAAASAGLIQGVLTMTGLITSIGYTLIGITGGNLFLLLILAMIFSLILGMGVPTTANYIITSLVAAPAIFQIVSSTPPYNSTVPGFATPIALLAAHFFVFYFGILADITPPVALASYAGSTLAGGDFWKTSKNAVKYALAGYIGPYIYFTHPEMFLITVPHWTVGAVLSVIYAIAATLLVMFIMAIAFTGWFRKKLRFEVRIALAILGLSSVTLNYAVIGVSFAVVLILWLFGNRLPIGAREKQPKKKKVEV is encoded by the coding sequence ATGGAAAATGCGCGTGAAGATGTGGAAAATGAAGAGATTGCGGAAGAGGTTCAGGAGTTGGAAGAGGAGGTTTTGGAAGAAGAGGAACCCGAAGAAAGGGTTGAAAAAATTGAGAAAATAGGAAAGATCCTTGAGAGAACCAGAACCCTGCCGCCCAAACTGGATCTGATAATAAGGATTGCAGCAATCCTGATTGGAGTGTACGAAATACTGTTCATATTCAACTTCAATCTAACGCTCTACGATTTTTTCGCAAGAATGGGTATGGATATTGGGTTCCTCAAGATAACCTTTCAAACAAAGCAGAGTGAGGCCTTCGTTCTGGCCATGATTCTCCTTATAACATTCTTGCTCTACCCCAGTAGGAAAACGAAGAAGGAGTTTAGTAGGGTTCCAATATACGATTACATTCTTGCTATTCTAGGGCTGGTGGCAACATTTTATCTCTTCTTTGTGTATCCACAGTATGCAGAGTATGCCAACGTGTACATGCGCGATGTTGTTTTTGGCATTCTTGCCATCGCACTCGTCCTTGAGGCTACCAGAAGGAGCATGGGCTGGGTTTTGCCTGTTGTGGTGCTTGCGTTCCTTGCCTACGGATTCTACCTGATAAACTTTGATGTGATAAGATTCGTACAGCAGTTGTACTTTGATGAGGGTATATTTGGTATACCCTTCTTTGTGATGACGATATACGTTTTTGCCTTCATATTCTTTGGAGCGTTTCTGCTAAGAATTGGTGTGAGTGATTACATCACAGAGTTTATGATAGCCATATTTGGCAGAAGACCTGGAGGACCTGCAAAATCTGCTGTTATATCCAGTGCATTGATGGGCACAGTAAGTGGCTCCAGCGTGGCAAATGTGCTCACCACGGGAACTTTTACTATACCTCTGATGAAAAAGGCTGGCTATCCCAAGGAGATAGCGGGTGCCGTTGAGCCCGTATCTTCAACAGGTGGACAGTTGATGCCCCCAATAATGGGTGCGGCGGCTTTCATAATGGCAGAGTTTCTGGGATTACCTTACAACTTGATAATAATTGCAGCCGTAGTTCCTGCTTTTGTGTATTATGCAGGAGTTTATCTCTTCATAGATCTGGAGACAAAGCGCCTCGGTCTCAAGGCACTGCCCCGGGAAAGGTTTGAATCGCTCAAGTATTTCATCAGGAAATCATACATCCTGCTGCCCATACTGGTTATCACAGTTGCCCTGGTCTGGGGTATAGCGCCCCACATATCGGCTATATCCTCCCTGGGAGTGGCCATATGGGTGGCTTGGATCTCAAAGGATGACATTGAGGGAAATGAGTTTCTATACGTTGGTATAGTGCTTTTAACCACACTTCTAATGTTCGCAACAAAAGCCTATGCTCTTATGACTGTGTACGCCCTTCTCATAATTGCTGTTGCACTTATAGCGCTATCATTCAAGCGTGATAACAGATTTGTAAAGAGAAATGAGAAACTCTACATAACCCTGTCCTTTGTGCTTCTTGTGGCCGTTGTTAAATTTGTGGGGATGACAAATGAGCAACTTCTTCTCATGACAGGAGTTCTTGGCATAGTGTTCTCCCTGATAGTGGGGTATGCTTCTAAGAGTCCAGAGGGTAAGAAAATGTACTCTGCAACCTACGAATCCATGATTGATGCAGGTAAGACAAGTACGACGGTGATGCTTGCGGCAGCCTCTGCAGGTCTCATCCAGGGAGTTCTCACAATGACAGGTCTAATAACATCCATAGGTTATACCCTGATTGGAATCACGGGAGGAAATCTTTTCCTGCTCCTCATACTTGCCATGATATTCAGCCTTATTCTAGGAATGGGTGTGCCGACCACCGCAAATTACATCATAACATCACTTGTTGCTGCCCCGGCAATATTCCAGATTGTCAGTAGCACACCCCCATACAATTCAACGGTTCCTGGCTTTGCAACACCCATTGCACTGCTCGCGGCCCACTTCTTCGTGTTCTATTTCGGTATACTTGCCGACATCACCCCACCTGTGGCTCTGGCATCCTACGCGGGCTCAACTCTGGCCGGAGGTGATTTCTGGAAAACATCAAAAAATGCTGTGAAATACGCACTTGCAGGCTACATAGGTCCATACATATATTTCACTCATCCGGAGATGTTCCTCATCACGGTACCTCATTGGACAGTGGGAGCGGTTCTGTCTGTGATATACGCGATCGCAGCCACCCTACTTGTCATGTTCATCATGGCCATTGCATTTACAGGATGGTTCAGGAAGAAGCTGAGGTTTGAAGTGAGGATAGCTCTGGCCATTCTGGGACTTTCCAGTGTTACTCTGAATTACGCGGTGATAGGAGTTTCATTTGCTGTGGTCCTGATTCTCTGGCTCTTTGGAAATAGGCTACCCATAGGTGCAAGGGAAAAACAGCCAAAAAAGAAAAAGGTAGAGGTGTAA
- the guaD gene encoding guanine deaminase — MKRAYRSRIITYWRGELRDLEDAYLVVENGKVKDITRERQEHAVDYRDHVILPGFVDTHTHLPQMDVRARWNPELLGWLEKYVFPAEARFSDEDYARDRASKFFSALVKNGTTTAAIFSSPFKEATNIAFEEGAKIGMRFIMGQVLMDMNVPDEIKTTVENAKKDVVELAKKWNGYRERVFYAVTPRFAVSCSIELMRMLGNLARNLGLYVQTHISEQAGEIDMIKKMHPEYGNYASVYDHAGLLGDSTILAHGVHLSDLELKILKDRNVKISHCPSSNFFLHSGIMSIEKMRRYGIRVGFGSDIAAGPYFSMLEVARDASYANKISPEEAFYHITLGGAESLNLGNVTGSLEPGKWADFVVLKAPDEYMETMDLLSHLIYLGRCGNVQATYISGKTVYER; from the coding sequence ATGAAGAGAGCATACCGCTCAAGGATAATAACATACTGGCGTGGAGAACTTAGGGATCTTGAAGATGCATATTTGGTTGTGGAAAACGGAAAAGTTAAAGATATAACAAGGGAGAGACAGGAGCACGCAGTGGATTACAGAGATCATGTGATCCTCCCTGGATTTGTGGACACACATACCCATCTACCCCAAATGGATGTGCGTGCAAGATGGAACCCGGAACTCCTCGGATGGCTTGAAAAATACGTGTTTCCCGCAGAGGCAAGGTTTTCAGATGAGGATTATGCAAGGGACAGGGCATCAAAATTCTTCTCAGCCCTCGTTAAAAACGGCACCACAACAGCTGCAATATTCTCCTCTCCTTTTAAGGAGGCAACGAATATTGCGTTTGAAGAGGGGGCAAAGATTGGTATGCGCTTCATAATGGGTCAAGTGCTGATGGATATGAACGTACCAGATGAAATAAAAACCACCGTGGAAAATGCAAAAAAGGATGTGGTAGAACTTGCAAAAAAATGGAATGGATACAGAGAGAGAGTTTTCTACGCAGTCACCCCCAGATTTGCAGTTTCATGCAGTATAGAACTAATGCGCATGCTCGGAAATCTGGCCAGGAATCTCGGGCTTTACGTACAGACCCACATATCCGAGCAGGCTGGTGAGATTGATATGATCAAGAAAATGCATCCCGAGTATGGTAATTATGCCTCCGTTTACGATCATGCGGGATTGCTGGGGGATAGCACCATACTGGCCCATGGAGTGCATTTATCAGACTTGGAATTGAAAATTTTGAAAGATAGAAATGTGAAAATATCTCACTGTCCATCTTCAAACTTCTTCCTGCACAGCGGAATAATGAGTATAGAGAAAATGAGAAGGTATGGCATAAGGGTTGGATTTGGCTCGGATATCGCTGCCGGCCCCTATTTTTCAATGCTTGAAGTTGCAAGAGATGCCTCCTACGCCAATAAAATATCCCCCGAGGAGGCCTTTTACCACATAACGCTTGGGGGAGCTGAATCTCTAAATCTTGGAAATGTAACCGGCTCCCTTGAACCTGGAAAATGGGCAGATTTTGTGGTTTTAAAGGCCCCAGATGAATATATGGAAACCATGGATCTGCTCTCTCACCTCATCTACCTGGGAAGATGTGGCAATGTGCAGGCAACTTACATCTCTGGAAAAACTGTCTACGAAAGATAG
- a CDS encoding 50S ribosomal protein L18e translates to MAKNNPELVKLLTELRIQAKKKNAPIWRDIAERLERPLRVWPEVNVSRIERYANEGDVILVPGKVLGSGVITKKVTVAAWKFSKGAKEKIESIGGKTMTIKELMKKNPTGSNVRIMG, encoded by the coding sequence ATGGCGAAAAATAATCCTGAACTGGTAAAGCTCCTTACGGAGCTGAGGATACAGGCGAAAAAGAAGAACGCGCCTATCTGGCGAGACATTGCAGAGCGTCTTGAAAGACCTTTGCGTGTCTGGCCGGAGGTAAATGTGAGCCGCATTGAGCGTTACGCCAACGAGGGTGATGTGATTCTCGTTCCCGGAAAGGTTCTGGGATCAGGAGTTATAACAAAGAAGGTCACCGTGGCCGCATGGAAGTTTTCAAAGGGCGCCAAGGAAAAAATTGAGAGCATTGGTGGAAAGACCATGACGATAAAGGAGCTTATGAAGAAAAATCCCACGGGCTCCAATGTTAGGATCATGGGGTGA
- a CDS encoding 50S ribosomal protein L13, translated as MAIIDADNAVLGRLASIVAKRLLNGEEIIIVNAEKAVIVGNKSFIIEKYKERRNIGSVRKGPHYPRMPDRILRRTVKGMLPIKKSHGKEAYRRLKVYMGVPKELKSREFEVLEDAKNNKLEGFITLKDLSIQLGAKLR; from the coding sequence ATGGCGATCATTGATGCAGATAATGCCGTTTTGGGCAGGCTGGCCAGCATAGTGGCCAAGAGATTGCTCAACGGAGAGGAAATAATCATAGTGAACGCAGAGAAGGCAGTTATCGTTGGGAACAAATCATTCATAATAGAGAAGTACAAGGAAAGGAGAAACATAGGGAGTGTTAGAAAAGGACCCCATTATCCAAGGATGCCCGATAGGATTCTGAGAAGGACGGTAAAGGGTATGCTCCCAATCAAAAAATCCCATGGAAAGGAAGCGTACAGGAGATTGAAGGTTTATATGGGCGTTCCAAAGGAACTGAAGAGCAGAGAATTTGAAGTGCTTGAAGATGCAAAGAATAATAAACTTGAAGGTTTTATAACGCTCAAGGATCTATCCATTCAGTTGGGTGCCAAGTTGAGGTGA
- the leuS gene encoding leucine--tRNA ligase, translating into MDFAEIERKWQRRWQEDNIFEPRVEKGRKKFFITVPYPYMSGSLHIGHGRTFTTGDIIARFKRLRGYNVLFPMAFHVTGTPVLAIADAIRSGDERVINLYREYVRIYEDDEERVEKIVRSFVEPENIARYFAEKTQQDFIGMGYSIDWRRKFHTAEPIYNKFVEWQFKKLYDKGVIKKGAYPITYSPVDGNPVGEDDIEDGDVNKVTIMEFTAIKFGFEDGYLVAATLRPETIFGVTNLWINPHAEYCEVLVDGEKWWISKEAAEKLHYQKENVKTGKCVKGEYFVGKTVVEPSEGREVPVLPAEFVDPDNATGVVYSVPAHAPYDYRALEDLKKNDNMLLKYGLNSEEIRKIEPIKIIDIEGYDIPAKDICERMSIKDQNDPRLEEATQIIYKDEFYSGVLNDKCGKFAGIKINEIKDEVKNWLKDMGKADVFYETSRKAVTRNGHKVIVAVLQDQWFIDYTPEWWKDAGHRAVDKMLFYPEKYRDIMHGIIDWLEKRPCARKRGLGTRFPWNREWIIESLSDSTIYMAMYTIVHILRRENIGPERLGEEFFDYVFLGRGSASEVSKITGIDEKIVEEMRSEFLYWYPNDQRHTAPPHLSNHLAFFIMHHVAIFPEEHWPGGITLNGLMIREGAKISKSKGNVIPLAHVADKYGVDLFRLYCALNADLDSVVDWRESEIASLRRRFVQFVNLAEESIEVEDLKELNRMDRWLLSRFYRLFRESVALFENFRIRDAMLNMLIHFVNDIKYYERREGPERRRRMVRRILGDWLLILSPVIPHICEELWHRLGHESYISLETLPPIREDYIDDVVEAEEEYIRSILADIKEIVEVARIKPSKIYIYTAERWKWEIFNALKDSTPREAMKIAMRIRKGKETADFVKRLLKEHLEYREIDEIRVLKESSEYLQKETGAEIIINAEYDPKKKRRFSLPLKPAIYIE; encoded by the coding sequence ATGGATTTTGCGGAAATAGAGCGCAAGTGGCAGAGGAGATGGCAGGAGGATAATATATTCGAACCCAGGGTGGAGAAGGGAAGGAAGAAGTTTTTCATAACCGTGCCGTATCCATACATGTCCGGATCGCTTCACATCGGTCATGGAAGAACATTCACCACAGGGGATATAATAGCAAGGTTCAAGAGATTGCGAGGGTACAATGTGCTCTTTCCCATGGCATTCCATGTGACTGGCACACCGGTTCTCGCCATAGCGGATGCCATTCGCAGCGGGGATGAGAGGGTCATTAATCTTTACAGGGAGTATGTGCGCATATACGAGGATGATGAAGAAAGGGTTGAGAAGATAGTCCGATCATTCGTGGAGCCTGAGAACATAGCAAGGTACTTTGCTGAAAAGACTCAGCAGGATTTCATAGGGATGGGTTACAGCATTGACTGGCGCAGGAAGTTCCACACGGCAGAGCCAATATACAATAAATTCGTTGAGTGGCAGTTCAAAAAACTCTATGATAAGGGTGTGATAAAAAAGGGGGCATATCCCATAACATACAGCCCAGTGGATGGAAATCCCGTGGGGGAGGATGATATTGAGGATGGAGATGTGAATAAAGTCACGATAATGGAATTTACAGCCATAAAATTCGGGTTTGAAGATGGGTACCTTGTGGCAGCCACGCTAAGGCCCGAGACGATATTTGGTGTGACAAACCTCTGGATCAACCCCCATGCTGAGTACTGCGAAGTACTCGTGGATGGGGAGAAATGGTGGATTTCCAAGGAGGCGGCCGAGAAATTGCATTATCAGAAAGAAAATGTGAAAACGGGAAAATGTGTGAAAGGAGAGTATTTTGTTGGTAAAACCGTTGTGGAGCCTTCAGAAGGACGAGAAGTGCCAGTTTTGCCTGCAGAATTTGTGGACCCTGATAATGCCACGGGCGTTGTTTATTCCGTGCCTGCCCACGCTCCCTACGATTACCGTGCCCTTGAGGATCTGAAGAAGAATGATAATATGCTTTTAAAATACGGGCTCAACTCGGAGGAGATAAGGAAAATAGAGCCGATTAAAATAATTGATATTGAGGGTTATGATATACCTGCAAAGGATATATGCGAGAGAATGAGCATAAAGGACCAGAATGATCCTAGGCTTGAGGAAGCCACGCAAATAATCTACAAGGATGAATTCTATTCCGGCGTTCTAAATGATAAATGCGGAAAGTTTGCAGGTATAAAGATAAACGAGATAAAGGATGAGGTTAAAAACTGGCTTAAGGATATGGGTAAGGCGGATGTTTTCTACGAAACCTCAAGAAAGGCAGTGACACGAAACGGACACAAGGTCATCGTGGCTGTTCTCCAGGATCAGTGGTTCATAGACTACACGCCAGAATGGTGGAAGGATGCAGGGCATAGAGCAGTGGATAAAATGCTATTTTACCCGGAAAAATACAGGGATATAATGCATGGCATAATTGACTGGCTTGAAAAGAGGCCATGCGCCCGCAAGAGAGGGCTTGGCACCAGGTTCCCGTGGAACAGGGAGTGGATTATAGAGAGTTTGAGCGATTCAACGATATATATGGCAATGTACACAATAGTTCACATCCTAAGGAGGGAGAATATAGGGCCTGAGCGGTTGGGTGAAGAGTTTTTTGACTATGTTTTCCTTGGCAGGGGTTCAGCCTCAGAAGTTTCAAAAATAACGGGAATAGATGAAAAAATTGTGGAGGAGATGCGCTCTGAGTTCCTTTACTGGTATCCAAATGATCAAAGGCACACTGCTCCCCCGCATCTCAGCAATCATCTCGCATTTTTCATAATGCACCATGTTGCCATATTCCCAGAGGAGCACTGGCCCGGTGGGATCACATTGAACGGACTTATGATTCGCGAAGGAGCAAAGATTTCAAAGAGCAAGGGCAACGTGATCCCTCTTGCCCATGTGGCCGATAAGTATGGTGTGGATCTCTTCAGGCTCTATTGCGCCCTGAACGCGGATCTTGACAGCGTGGTGGACTGGAGGGAGAGCGAGATCGCCTCTCTCAGGAGAAGATTTGTGCAGTTTGTGAATCTTGCGGAAGAGAGCATAGAGGTTGAAGATTTGAAAGAACTTAATAGAATGGACAGGTGGCTACTATCCAGATTCTACAGGCTCTTCAGGGAAAGTGTCGCGCTCTTTGAGAATTTCAGGATAAGGGATGCGATGCTTAATATGTTAATTCATTTTGTGAATGATATCAAGTACTACGAGAGGAGGGAGGGCCCAGAGCGCAGGAGAAGGATGGTTCGGAGAATTCTTGGGGACTGGCTTCTTATACTCTCCCCAGTAATACCCCATATATGCGAGGAACTCTGGCACAGGCTTGGGCATGAGAGTTATATCTCCCTTGAAACCCTCCCACCAATAAGGGAAGATTACATTGATGATGTTGTTGAGGCTGAAGAAGAGTACATACGTTCTATTCTTGCAGATATCAAGGAAATTGTGGAGGTTGCTAGGATAAAGCCAAGCAAGATATACATTTATACCGCAGAGCGGTGGAAGTGGGAGATATTCAATGCACTTAAAGATTCAACTCCCAGGGAGGCCATGAAAATTGCAATGCGAATTCGTAAGGGCAAAGAGACAGCAGATTTTGTTAAGAGATTGCTTAAAGAGCATCTGGAATACAGGGAAATAGATGAGATTCGTGTTTTAAAGGAATCAAGTGAGTATTTGCAAAAAGAGACAGGGGCAGAGATAATAATAAATGCAGAGTACGACCCAAAGAAGAAGAGACGGTTCTCACTTCCATTGAAACCTGCAATTTATATTGAATGA
- a CDS encoding citrate/2-methylcitrate synthase, with translation MGVLKDTGAIEYSKGLEGVIAALSSISAIDGNEGKLIYRGIPIEMLAKYSSYEETAYLLLYGDLPTREELDEFSSQMRELRILPKKVEDCVKELPPNPHPMDILKVAVAHAGLYDPDQYRCCREGVMRKVIRIIAQIPTIIAYYHRARTGQEIVPPDQNLGHAANFLYMLHGKKPDEEEARIFDIALILHAEHGLNASTFAAMVTASTLSDINSAIVSAIGALKGPLHGGANERVLKMLDEIGSPDKAEEYVLNALKEKRRIMGFGHRVYKTYDPRARILKEYAEYLSDKYNDRKYISIGEKIEEIMIRELGNKGIFPNVDFYSGIVYQFLGIPRDLFTPVFAMARSVGWAAHVCEYTQNNRIFRPRAYYTGPDYVEYVPIENRR, from the coding sequence ATGGGAGTTTTGAAAGATACAGGAGCAATAGAGTATTCAAAGGGTTTGGAAGGTGTTATTGCCGCACTGTCCTCAATAAGCGCAATTGATGGCAATGAGGGAAAATTGATCTACAGAGGCATTCCCATTGAGATGCTTGCCAAGTATTCCTCCTACGAGGAAACAGCATATCTCCTTCTGTATGGAGATCTGCCTACGAGGGAGGAACTGGATGAATTCTCGTCCCAGATGAGGGAACTTAGAATTCTTCCCAAGAAAGTTGAGGACTGTGTTAAGGAACTGCCTCCAAATCCTCACCCTATGGACATTCTCAAGGTAGCTGTGGCCCACGCCGGGCTCTACGATCCTGACCAGTATAGATGCTGTCGCGAGGGCGTGATGCGCAAGGTCATACGCATAATTGCCCAGATTCCAACAATCATTGCATACTACCACAGGGCCCGTACCGGTCAGGAGATCGTGCCACCTGATCAGAATTTAGGTCATGCTGCCAATTTTCTCTACATGCTTCATGGAAAAAAGCCGGACGAGGAAGAGGCCAGAATCTTTGACATAGCACTTATCTTGCATGCGGAGCATGGGCTCAACGCGTCCACATTTGCAGCCATGGTAACTGCTTCCACGCTTTCTGATATAAATTCAGCGATAGTATCTGCCATCGGAGCTCTCAAGGGGCCTCTCCACGGAGGAGCCAATGAAAGGGTTTTGAAAATGCTTGATGAGATAGGCTCACCTGATAAGGCGGAGGAATATGTGCTCAACGCTCTGAAAGAGAAGCGCCGCATAATGGGATTTGGGCATAGGGTTTATAAGACATATGATCCACGCGCCAGAATTCTTAAGGAGTATGCAGAGTATCTCTCTGATAAATACAACGACAGGAAGTACATATCCATAGGTGAGAAGATTGAGGAGATAATGATTCGCGAGCTGGGAAATAAGGGCATATTTCCCAATGTGGATTTCTACTCGGGAATCGTTTATCAGTTCCTTGGAATTCCCCGTGATCTTTTCACACCTGTTTTCGCCATGGCCCGCTCGGTGGGCTGGGCCGCGCATGTTTGCGAGTACACTCAAAACAACAGAATTTTCAGACCGAGGGCTTACTATACCGGACCGGATTATGTTGAGTATGTACCCATAGAAAATAGGAGGTAA